In Ananas comosus cultivar F153 linkage group 7, ASM154086v1, whole genome shotgun sequence, the sequence aaatactcttttttgaGATATCTGGTAACCGGTATCTCTCCCAAAGTGACATGcggtcataattttaaaaaaactaaatctgagccgttgaatacgcgtgaatgaatggtaaaaaaaaaaaaagaagaagtataGAAGCAGtactcaaacttcaaataccacccatacGATTTTGCACTTTcctattttagtatcctatagtttaaagtgtatcgatttAGTGTTGTAtggtggttttatttttttcttttcgtcagtttcttcgttaatatttgtcaaattaaatacaaaaaacttcaaataccccatctagatttatcgaatattccttttagtattctttagttttaactttgtaactgatttaagagaaaaaaattagtggaattgataataaaaagagaaaaatgaaatcgtagagcactaaattgatacagtttaaaccatagagtactaaagtgagagcgtctgaaaccacaggggtggtatttacagttttttcttttttttacttcttattCTAATGAGTAAAAATACTCGGCCTTCCTGTCTCGCTAAATAAAACTACTTGCCCACTCGTTTTTCGCTAATATTGGCTTTAGTTGGCCATTTctgataattttaattatgctccGTTAACGAAGTgattgttacgacaaacgcacaaatgGAAACAAAATGGCGAATACGAAACACTCAAACcataagcagaaaaaaaaagataacacgCAGATTTACATGGAAAATCTTTTGCAGGAAAAAACCACCGGCaagggaggagagaacttcactgtCGAATgaaaaagggaatacaatgttcagatgattacaaccaaccacgatctcacgtctctagggcaaaaacgaaaaaagaaaactcataACGAGTTTCGGATTCGATCCGTACCGCAGGGGCTCCGCCCCACTCACCCCCTGGCGTTTTCCTTCCCAAAATTGTTTTCCAATTTGGTCacaccgcgaagctgtcggcgagtcgaaAATCCAAACTTGAGTTGATaatcaatttcgagtcacatctaacaataATGAATTTTCCATTTCAACGACTTTTTTCGCTAAGATATTGTCGCacttgataaaaaataattgtatagTGTAGTATTTGGAAAAAAACGAAGAAAATGGATCTGCATGTACTAGCACCAGTTTGGTGAAAGATAAAGTTTGAGAGAAGCCATGTGATCTTTAAAAACCGTTACTCTTAACTTATTGGCTATTATTCGAAAAATCACTAGAATAGTGAGATTATGGGAGGAATTTTGTTTGCGCTAATGACGTCCCTTTTGTTGTAGATGTTTGTGTTGTGTGggttttttttcatctttctttttctatctttctttactttttttttttttatttttggttgctCTTGCAAAGGATTAATTGCCTCATCTTtataactaagtttattttttttaatgaataaagcaAATAGCTTGCCACGTTCAATTCATATAGAAATGCTTAATAGATCAATAAATGAATAACTCTATCCGTATAAAGGGATTGGACAGTATACTCAtaatttaggattaatttcactggtactttttaaaaaattgataatatcgTAAATACcctcacaaaattaataataccaTAATTATCCCTCTAAATATATAGATTCTTTCAAATCTACCCTTATTTGTAAGCTCTATTAAATTCACATGGGATTAAAAATTACTTACTGATCTTGCCCTTGATCCTTAAAGAGTGTTGAAGGTTTtagtaagaaaaaatatattcaacCCCCTCAAGTATAGGCTATTTTGATAAAgttccctaattttttttttctatataaagacccattcaatttttatttattttgtttaaaatgatttcattaattaaattaaatattttgttcaaaGTCAAGACACTCCATTAGCaactaattattaaatctagaattacactatttttgcaagttgaatgaaaattttagctatttcatcaaatttaacggctttaactatttttatttaaagacattatatatttaatagttaGTTGCTAATGGAGTGTTGTAGTTTTGAACAacgtatataatttaattcatagagttaatttaaatcaaaaaatgaaaattgaatGGGTTTTttatgcaggaaaaaaaaattagagatctACTTCAAAATAACCTATAGTTGAGGaagttgaatatatattttctcactATAACCTCCAACACCTTTCAAGGATGAAGGGCAAAATAGGTAATTAATTTTCAGTCTCATATGAATTTAACGGAGTTTGCAAATAAGGGTAGATTtgaaaaaatctatatatttaaagggataattatgatattactaattttatGAGGATATTTACGATATTATCAACCTTTTGAAGGGCACtagtgaaattaaccctataatttaatatgagagagagagagaagaaattaACAATGAAAAAACAATTTATATCAAATTCCACGAAAAATAGTCTAATCAACTATTTACCAGAATTAATGTGTTGCATATGATGAGCAGTTGATTAAACTGCCTTTTCGCTAGAAGATTTctaatgtaattaattttgattCGACAGAGCACTTTATACTAGAATTATTGTAATAGTTGAAAATTAAATGATGCTCGCAAATTctaaaataagatatatatcttatattctACCGTCCAAGAATTGAAATAATATCTCGTGGGTTTTAATATTAAGACTAACAAGGTAAAACAGATCAACGGATTGACAAAGCGTAAGATTTATATCTATTTAAAGTGTACAAGTAGTATTAATCTGATTTATTAATTCTAGAAGGCTCAAAAAAAgacaaattattaaaattatatctaaaataataaaattattatatttaaactGAAAGATTGGACAGTAAACTGAAAATAGTCTGCAGTTGAGATATCTGTAGAGTTTTACAAGCTTAGTCCTACTCATCAATCCACCTCTATCCTTATTGGTATAGGAAGGATAACACAaatcccaatcccaatcccaatcACAATCCCACACCTATAAGAGCTCTTTTCTGGGAATGGAAACTAAACAGGAGAACCCCCTTGGCCCCTCATATGATGATTGATTTCATGTGGTTGCTTCATTTGCTGTGGCTGATGATTTTTTTGGGTAGTTATGTTTTGCACGCCATGTGTTTGATTTTNTCATTTGAGCCCCACTGATGCCACACAAGTGAAAGGtcctcccccccctctctctctccctctttcctGTGCAAAGTTCTCTAATTTATGCTTGAATTCACTTGTTTGTTGTGGTAATTTAGGAACCTCATATGATGATTGATTTCATGTGGTTGCTTCATTTGCTGTGGCTGATGATTTTTTTGGGTAGTTATGTTTTGCACGCCATGTGTTTGGATTTATGTTTCTTTGAGAGTTTATGGAAACATTAACCTATATTTTCCCTGAATAGATTGCACAGTAAGATTGTTTGAAATGAGGTTTGtacctcctttttttttctataccaAGACAAAAGCATTGAATTGAGACAGGGATTGGGGAAAGGGATCTTAAAAATGCCTCTTTTAGGGCCAATAATTGTACtaatcaaacacaaaaaaaaggggaaaatcGACCAAACCCACAAATTACATTGCTGCTTAGATCATCAATCGAGGTGTGATTTCACAATGTGATAGGATTTAAATTGCACGAGCAAATAGGAAAAcctaaattaatgaaaaaaaaagtcaaattttTGCGGAGTGAGCGGAAAATTACCCAGCGAGAACGTCGAAATTTTGGACCAAAACCTTGAGGAAAGATCCCGATCCCAATCCCATTCCAACTCTTCTTCGTCTTCGATCTCGATtactctcttttctttaaaatctaaaatcgcAAAGAGGATGAGTTGTTCgcttgtcctttttttttgtatttctctTTGCTTTTAGGGCATGGGAGCGAGTGCAATGTTTCTCACACTCACAACGGGAGGGGACAGTATGCGGCGGTGCGACTGGGCTCATAGAAATTTCTATGCGGGCGATTCTGGAAGGTTtattcgaggaaagttgagaATGAATTAGTgaatatctagaaaaaaaaacttagtgcCGGTTTGGACCCGTTTctctgctgctactgctgctgctatAGCTTTTGCTGTGATGCGAAGCAATGGTTATTTACATTTTGAAAGTATTGAGGGCTGCTTGACAATAATACACGATGCACCGTAAAGAATATAGGTATGATTACAGAATGGTGCTTTATTGAGTTCTATCAACCAGGAATCCATGATACAAGTGTCATCCAAATTCGTTCGTGAGATGGCTAATGTAATAAGTATCATCCATATGCAAGATTAATATTGATCTGATTATTTGTCTTTCTTGGCAAAGCAAGCTTAACTATCTCCACAAGTTAAGAGAGTTCATTCCATTCTTTCTCATACTAAAACACTGGTGTAAAAGATTGAGTGATTAAACGTAGCTCTAGATTTCATCTACTTGGGTAAACTTAACTTTATTGTGATAATGCCGGTCTTTTATGCTTTGTTGATTCAGGGTGTAAGATTAATGGAAGTTTCTGAGAAATCTTCATCTAGTTATCACCTGGGCCCGCCGTGGTTATTTAAAGGCAGGCAAGACCTCGCCACTTTTTGTTTTCTAGGATGAGTTAAAATATTTACATGTACTTGTTAGTACATAGTAATAGTTTTTATTTGGTTCTAGTGCACTCTACCAGCTTCATCTAGTGAAGGCGGATATTGCTCGTGCTTTCATACCTAAGGAGCTGAAACTTGTTGAAGCCTTCGGGTATTGAGTCGTAACAGACATGGATCTCCTTTAAGCTCAAGTTgttcgttttttttctttataattaatataagtttcaaatttgcAGGTATACGCTTGGTGGTTTGTTCCTTGCGCACTATGACGAAAGCCCGGCTGGAAAGTTTGATGAGGTTAAAATTGTGGGAGTTTAACAGCCAAAATAGTAACACCTCTCAAGGAATTACATGTTAATTGTTTTCTTTTAgtgcttttaatttttgacAGTTAAATTATGATTATGTTTGCAGCTTTATAACTCTCTTAGAACCTATTACGTATTCGCCTGCATTTGTATATTCTCAGCTCGTAGTAATTGCTGGTATCGTGTGGAACCCGCCTACTTCATGCGCGTAATATTTCTATCCCTATTTTGTTACAGACatttagaagaaaaaagattataGGTTATTTGATGACTGTTTCTCTTTGTTGTACCGTGCAAAATGTTAGTACTAACTAgtcatattatattttgtttttgtttcaacTCTTCTATCAGGTGGGCTGCAAGAGTACTTGTGAATAGTAATGAAGCTTGTCACCATGGTAGAAAGGTGCGAAAAGGAAGTATACTTTCTGAATCATTTAAGCTATCACTCCTCTTTTCAGGTCAGTAAGATCACTTCTATTCATCCAGGAAATTGGGCTTCCGAGCCATGTTGCCATATTTTCGAAGGTATTTCAGAtttatctttcctttttttttcccctacaGACTACTGTTGGTTTGATGGATAGACCCATATCCATGTCATTCTTGCTATCCTAGAATGTTTTAGGTACTTTAATTCACATGATTTTGATAAATGATTCATGTTAGTAATATAAAACTAGTTGCAGTTACGAGCATGGTTGTGAAATTGGTtgcatttctcttttcttctactTTAGTACATACTAAATCGGCAAAAACATATGGACAACCCAGCAATAGGTCGTTTATAAATGGGTCCCTTCGCTTCTGTCTTTTGGATCTCAACAGTTGtattgttttatttcagagtaCTCAAATCTCTAACATTTTTTATGGAATGTTCCGCCACTTTAGAGACTATTAGAATGTTCCGCCACTTTAGAGACTATTCTACATCTCCTTCAGAGAGAAACATTAAGTAAACAGAATCCCTGATGTAATTCAAATTACACGTTCGTTGAGAGTAAAAATACTAAAAGAATTTGAAGTTCTGGGCTTTTTCCCAATGACCTATAGTATGGTGGGTGTCTATATCTTTTTGCCTGGTAAGTAGCAGTGACTGTTGTGTTTGAAAATGAATGTTCTTTAAGCTTGAACTGAGATTTAATAGTGCAAGTGCATTGTCATCTGATGCTACACGCAAATTATCTTCTATGAAATAGAGAAATGTGGAACATACAAAGAAACCATTGAGTAGATGCAGTAGCCTTCTAAGTATGATTGGCATTAGTTCAACTTGTCCCAAGCAACTGGCACATAGCGAGATTGAAGTATCAGAGATTGAGGGCTCTTCTATGATGCACATGTGTAATATCAGCTTGCCATTTGCCGGTAAGTGAATTCTTTTGAGTAAGTAGCATTTGATATGACTAATTTTCGTCCGGTACATTATTTTCGTCAGATGAGGTAATTCAAATCAGGTTATTATTCAGAAAATTTTCTGGGCAGCTGACACTTGCCAAATGTATGAGTAGTCCctttaaaatcataatatagTGACTTTATTGCTGTATTTTTCACTTGAGCATTTTAGTCCCTGAACTCTTTACATTTTAGTCTTTTATTCTATGAAGCCGCTTTATTTCGGTGAGTAACCAAAACAGTAACTCATATTGTACCAGAGAAACCACCCATGTATGACAAGTAATTATTACTGttattaccattttttttttttgctgaaacATTGAATTTGGTTTCGGTTAGTGAAATATGAATACCTAGCTGATCATACTACATTATGTTATTCAATTTCTTGTTCTGATATTTTTGAATTCTATCCTTCTGGTTGTGACGGCAGTGCCGAAATCAAGTAAGAGTGGCATGTGGATGGGCCCTAGAATCAGAATGTCTCTTCCGAGTTTCAGGTTAGGTTATAACATAGACGCAGAATCAGGTTCTTAACAAAGCTTTTTCTTTTGCTAGAGGATGACTTTAACTATGGAAATTTCAGCGGCCAAACGGAATACAATTCTCACCTTCTAAAGTACGCCTGCCAAATGGAATGCAGGTACGAAGAAACTAAATCATTTCGAACATTTACACTCAAATGTAAATAACTTTTGCTTATGATTTATCTTTTACACAGTTCAGTGCTTCTTGGTGGTTTCCGTTTATAGTTGCTAATCTGTTTCGGAAGAGTGGCAAAATTAGCTTGTTtaatgtttcaaaaaaaattttaaaaaaacttgtaGGCATGTACTTGAAAAAGTTTTCTTTTCAAGGTGACTCTACagatacaaatttttttttttctgttactTTTCCCTCCAGATCATCTTTCTGGCTATTTGTATACTCTATGGTGATTTACTATCTTGTTTCTGCTTGTAGTACTTAACTATCCTGTTACTATGACTCTAAAAGATGAAAATTGTTTTACAAGTTTATATTTGAGTAAATTGAAATATGGAAATTCGTATATATGATTACCTGCTAAAGGTGAATTTCTGTACCGACTATGCTAGCACTTGGCATCTAATTTGATCTCTCTCTTCTATCTACTCTTGTTGTATACTTTATATGTTCTTTTTCCCTACGCAGTGTACGAGCAGTAAAAGCTGCTAAAGTATCGAGCCCGGCTACTAAAGACACTCATAAGCATTCTCGAGACGCTCACTCTGATTACAGCAATCAAGATACCAGTCTTTTAGCGGAAGATAATGCATGGAATCGAAGCATATCGGTGTTATTGTCGAAGCCCATCTTGGCTTTGGAGTTCAACCTTCTAAAGATGCAGGTCGAAGCTCCGAAGTTCGTGGTTCCTGACTCGAAGAAGAGTCAAGTTCGATATTCGAGTGCCTAGTTATATCCTCTGGACATTTACCTATCTAGATATATGTCTTTGGGAATAACTTTTAGGTTTCGCTTCTGATTATTCGGTGTTTTTGTCTCCAAATGTGAGATTGCTACTTGTAAGATGTCGAAAAGTATTTCAAGTGCAAATATGCATGCAAATTTCAGTTTCAAGCTGCTTATTCAGATCTGCTACATACTCAACAGAAGCCACAAGCACTTATTGGTAAAAGCAGCAAGGAATGATCAAGTAAAGATCAAGCATAGGCTTCTGCAATGTCCATGAGATACTGGGACAGCTCCTCCGGCGTCGACAGCATCGCCATGTGGTCAGCGTTTTTGATCGTCTTCACCTCTTTTACCGGGCTTTTCGCGATCATGNCTTCCTCCTCACACCgcgctcttatatatatatatatatatatatatatatatatatatatatatatatatatatatatatatatatatatatatgcatgcaagtAACCAAATTGTTAGCTTTAttgggaaaaataaaattgtttggTAAAAGCTTATATTAGGCTTGAACAAACACTTTCAAAAACTTTAAACCATTTCCTCTGAAATTCAAGCTCCTAGatgacagttttttttttatattttattcagcaacttgcaaaaaaaattttgttgaacaTTTTTTAGATAATTTCTCGCGAAACTTAGGGGTGTTTGGTTACTCAAAAAAAGCGTGAAAAACCTTTCTttggagaaatttttttctgtAGAAACATTCTTTTTCACAGTTCTTATTTTCTGGATAAAAACATGGAAAACAAAAACAGTACTTTTCCgtaaaatctaaaaaagaacttttttggaaaatatattttttttattttttttttaacggtaAGACATTCaatgatgatcggcaccgttaaatataatctagaccgtttgaaaattttagtaaattttataatttcataaTATCATTTATTCAGTGATCAAGTGgtctgaaatttttataaaaaattagtcaTTAAAAGCATGTTGATTTTGAGACCACTCGAACCATGAGAAAATAACAATATCGATCGTGGATTCAGACACCGAATCCCCGAAAACAATGCAGAACTAAACGACTCCGTTTTCTTCGGGAAACATTTTTAGCTCCTGCTGTGCAAATTAACTACATTTTTAGCACACCaaacaattaattaagtaattaattaattacctcaGGTGAGCAGAGTTGGTAGAGCCTTGATTTGAGAAACTGAGGGCCAAACAACATGGTCGTTGGTCGATTTGAATACGATTTAAACACCGTGTCCATCCAATATGATCCAGATGCTTTGCTCAACTATTTAAATTAGTAcaataaatagttaattaaactaattaattacttaaccaTGTTAATATTAATAGgttaaattgcaaaaaaaatattttgtgcgCTTTAGCTTATGTCTTAATCATCCCCTGCgataaaaaatttgagggtAATTGTTGTATTCAATCACAAAACTTTACTAATATACTACAAACTTGTATctgcaaaatttttctatttaattcaacagttttctttaaattttgtatttttagccattcatcAAATATAATGCAGTTTTAATTAATAACTCTAATTAATGCACAACTGTTTGCTATTGTAAATTAATGCACAACAAcagaattagaattagaataatccaatattatttttttttctcttttttttacacTCGGAGAGAGAAAATATTCTGCGCTAGGTCGCTACAAAAGAAATATTGTGACTTTCTATTACACTAAATTtcttatctttataaaataaaaaaaatatttaggtaaaaacatatgaaatttatctgaattataaactattttaaatcgATCAACCaaccaaattttcaaaatttgatcttACTAGCCATCTTTTCTACTTTGTTTGATTCAAGTTAATCAAtaatactttaactttaaaatccAAATGCGCTGTTTttctttataagtttaattaatatatttcatgcaactctcataattataaatttattaaactaaaaaattaatttaaattttaaattgaaagtatTATTAACTGACTTAAATtaaaggggaaacttcaaatacccctcgtGTGGTTacgtattttttcactttagtaccctgtggtttaaagtgta encodes:
- the LOC109712610 gene encoding protein NEOXANTHIN-DEFICIENT 1 isoform X1, which translates into the protein MPVFYALLIQGVRLMEVSEKSSSSYHLGPPWLFKGSALYQLHLVKADIARAFIPKELKLVEAFGYTLGGLFLAHYDESPAGKFDELVVIAGIVWNPPTSCAWAARVLVNSNEACHHGRKEIGLPSHVAIFSKRNVEHTKKPLSRCSSLLSMIGISSTCPKQLAHSEIEVSEIEGSSMMHMCNISLPFAVPKSSKSGMWMGPRIRMSLPSFSGQTEYNSHLLKYACQMECSVRAVKAAKVSSPATKDTHKHSRDAHSDYSNQDTSLLAEDNAWNRSISVLLSKPILALEFNLLKMQVEAPKFVVPDSKKSQVRYSSA
- the LOC109712610 gene encoding protein NEOXANTHIN-DEFICIENT 1 isoform X2; protein product: MEVSEKSSSSYHLGPPWLFKGSALYQLHLVKADIARAFIPKELKLVEAFGYTLGGLFLAHYDESPAGKFDELVVIAGIVWNPPTSCAWAARVLVNSNEACHHGRKEIGLPSHVAIFSKRNVEHTKKPLSRCSSLLSMIGISSTCPKQLAHSEIEVSEIEGSSMMHMCNISLPFAVPKSSKSGMWMGPRIRMSLPSFSGQTEYNSHLLKYACQMECSVRAVKAAKVSSPATKDTHKHSRDAHSDYSNQDTSLLAEDNAWNRSISVLLSKPILALEFNLLKMQVEAPKFVVPDSKKSQVRYSSA
- the LOC109712610 gene encoding protein NEOXANTHIN-DEFICIENT 1 isoform X3; amino-acid sequence: MTKARLESLMSFITLLEPITYSPAFVYSQLVVIAGIVWNPPTSCAWAARVLVNSNEACHHGRKEIGLPSHVAIFSKRNVEHTKKPLSRCSSLLSMIGISSTCPKQLAHSEIEVSEIEGSSMMHMCNISLPFAVPKSSKSGMWMGPRIRMSLPSFSGQTEYNSHLLKYACQMECSVRAVKAAKVSSPATKDTHKHSRDAHSDYSNQDTSLLAEDNAWNRSISVLLSKPILALEFNLLKMQVEAPKFVVPDSKKSQVRYSSA